One Thermoanaerobacter pseudethanolicus ATCC 33223 DNA window includes the following coding sequences:
- a CDS encoding Cof-type HAD-IIB family hydrolase produces MYKLFVTDADGSLLNSNSEISDKNKEAIKEVISRGVIFTIATGRMFSSILPYALELNINAPVISYNGALIKDIYTKKVYYYNPIQTEDAIFAIRLLKEIGYHINLYIDDELYVEEITDRVEWYLSFNNVTVNAVGNLEEFLKRTGGVTAKIYAINDMKNPISIDAEIYDEISKRLTISTSGGGHLEINAKGVSKGNALKTLANMYSIKREQVVAIGDNLNDLSMIEYAGLGVAMGNAPDIVKIKADYTTLSNDEDGVAHAIDKFFLNKKTVAV; encoded by the coding sequence ATGTATAAACTTTTTGTCACAGATGCTGATGGGAGCTTATTAAATAGTAATTCTGAAATCTCTGATAAAAATAAAGAAGCAATAAAAGAGGTGATTTCAAGGGGAGTCATTTTTACTATTGCTACTGGACGTATGTTTTCTTCTATACTACCTTATGCTCTTGAGCTTAATATTAATGCTCCAGTGATTTCTTATAATGGTGCTTTAATAAAAGATATTTATACTAAAAAGGTGTACTATTACAATCCTATACAGACAGAAGATGCGATATTTGCGATAAGATTGTTAAAAGAAATTGGATATCATATAAACCTCTATATCGATGATGAGCTATACGTGGAAGAAATAACTGATAGAGTAGAGTGGTACCTTTCTTTTAACAATGTTACTGTAAATGCGGTGGGGAATTTAGAGGAATTTCTTAAAAGGACGGGAGGCGTGACGGCTAAAATCTATGCGATAAATGATATGAAAAATCCTATTTCTATTGATGCAGAAATTTACGACGAAATTTCAAAAAGATTAACCATTTCTACTTCTGGAGGAGGACATTTAGAGATTAATGCAAAAGGAGTAAGCAAGGGCAATGCTTTAAAAACTCTTGCCAATATGTACAGTATAAAAAGAGAGCAGGTAGTGGCGATTGGAGACAATCTAAATGACCTGTCAATGATAGAATATGCAGGATTGGGAGTAGCTATGGGGAACGCTCCTGACATTGTAAAGATAAAAGCGGATTATACAACTTTATCAAATGATGAAGATGGAGTTGCTCATGCAATAGATAAATTTTTCTTAAATAAAAAGACAGTAGCAGTATAG
- a CDS encoding response regulator transcription factor: MEKLLIIDDEEMFVKGLKLSLEEEGFEVDAAYDGEEGLDKVRLGNYDLVILDIMLPKLDGFSVCREIRTFSNIPIIMLTARGDDIDKIVGIEIGADDYLAKPFNTRELTARIRALLRRATNPYTKRKDEIRRGELYINIPERAVYKRGKRIELTNKEFEILVLLASNPGKVYTKDKLLDLIWGFDFYGDTNTVTVHVRKLREKIEDDPANPQYIFTKWGAGYYMK, from the coding sequence ATGGAAAAATTGTTAATTATAGATGATGAAGAGATGTTTGTAAAAGGGTTAAAACTTTCTTTAGAAGAAGAAGGATTTGAAGTTGACGCCGCTTACGATGGAGAAGAAGGGCTTGACAAAGTTCGTTTAGGGAATTATGACCTTGTAATTTTAGATATTATGCTTCCTAAGTTAGACGGTTTTTCGGTATGTAGAGAGATAAGGACTTTTTCAAATATTCCCATAATTATGCTTACTGCAAGAGGAGACGATATTGACAAGATTGTAGGGATAGAAATAGGAGCTGATGATTATTTAGCGAAGCCCTTTAATACTAGAGAGCTTACTGCGCGAATAAGAGCACTTTTAAGAAGAGCTACAAATCCTTATACTAAGCGGAAAGATGAAATAAGAAGGGGAGAACTTTATATAAATATTCCCGAAAGAGCAGTTTACAAGAGAGGGAAGAGAATTGAGCTTACAAATAAAGAATTTGAAATTTTAGTGTTGTTAGCTTCTAATCCAGGAAAAGTCTATACGAAAGATAAATTGTTAGACTTGATATGGGGATTTGATTTTTACGGTGATACAAATACTGTTACAGTGCATGTGAGAAAACTTAGGGAGAAAATTGAAGATGACCCTGCAAATCCTCAATATATTTTCACCAAATGGGGTGCAGGATACTATATGAAGTAA
- a CDS encoding DUF4363 family protein yields MRYVVPLMISIVAFVLLLDIVSFKYLDKTSENLNKMLTVVQQNIEKEHWKEAKKSIEKAEREWKKIGKKWAILVEHREIDEIEINMEKLKSYVETKNKDLSMAQLKAIKMLIRHIPQNEKPTLENIL; encoded by the coding sequence GTGCGATATGTAGTTCCTTTGATGATATCTATTGTCGCTTTCGTCCTGCTTTTAGATATTGTATCTTTTAAATACCTTGATAAAACCTCTGAAAATTTAAATAAAATGCTGACAGTGGTACAGCAAAACATAGAAAAAGAACATTGGAAAGAAGCAAAGAAAAGCATTGAAAAAGCAGAAAGAGAATGGAAAAAAATAGGTAAGAAGTGGGCAATACTGGTAGAACACAGGGAAATTGATGAAATAGAAATAAACATGGAAAAATTAAAAAGTTATGTAGAGACAAAAAACAAAGATTTAAGCATGGCACAACTTAAAGCTATTAAAATGTTAATAAGACATATACCCCAAAATGAAAAACCGACTCTTGAAAATATCCTTTAA
- a CDS encoding tRNA (adenine-N1)-methyltransferase produces the protein MESRITTKRVIIGPDNFKKVIDLSSPSKIGLPKGQIDTDFLSQIKPGNSFEVQGIKYHVLNCDTFDYIMHSLKRQTQIVYPKEACYIAMRLDIFPGKRVGEAGTGSGAFTVYLSRAVGPYGRVYTYEQREEFYKLAQNNLSEFSEFDNVIMYNKSINDGIKERDLDAFFLDVRKPWEVLEEVRKALKPAGHLGILVPTTNQVSESLAALEENGFYISEVSEILLRKYKLNPQRLRPEDLMVGHTGYLIFARKLE, from the coding sequence GTGGAATCACGAATAACTACAAAACGCGTAATAATAGGGCCAGATAATTTTAAAAAAGTAATCGATCTATCCTCTCCCTCTAAAATAGGACTGCCAAAAGGCCAAATTGATACAGATTTTTTGTCCCAAATAAAACCCGGCAATAGTTTTGAAGTACAAGGGATAAAATATCACGTGCTTAACTGCGATACTTTTGACTACATAATGCACTCCTTAAAGCGCCAAACACAAATTGTCTATCCTAAAGAAGCTTGTTATATAGCAATGCGCCTTGACATTTTTCCAGGCAAAAGAGTAGGTGAAGCAGGAACAGGCTCTGGAGCTTTCACTGTATACCTCTCTCGCGCTGTGGGACCTTATGGAAGAGTATATACATATGAACAAAGAGAAGAATTTTATAAGCTTGCACAAAATAATCTCAGCGAATTTTCGGAATTTGACAATGTCATAATGTACAATAAATCTATAAATGATGGAATCAAAGAAAGAGATTTGGACGCATTTTTCTTAGATGTTAGAAAACCGTGGGAAGTTTTAGAAGAAGTAAGAAAAGCGCTAAAACCTGCAGGACACTTAGGAATATTAGTCCCTACCACAAATCAAGTATCTGAAAGTTTGGCTGCACTTGAGGAAAATGGATTTTATATTTCAGAAGTAAGTGAAATCCTACTTAGAAAATACAAGTTAAATCCTCAAAGATTAAGGCCAGAAGACCTGATGGTAGGTCACACAGGTTATCTCATTTTTGCAAGGAAGCTAGAATAG
- a CDS encoding L-lactate MFS transporter, with the protein MRKESYFQRLPSSKTRWIYIALGLTMNFCLGSVYSWSIFRKPLEELFEISATESSLPYMFFLVFYAIFMPIAGRFLDKYGPKLVSIIGGILVGIGWMLAGFSSNLLLLTIGYGIIAGTGVGVAYGAPIAVSTKWFEDKRGFVVGLTVLGFGMSPLITAPIARKLIDLYGPLFTFRILGIVFFFVIVLLSIPLKFPSKDEGYIKTESNRTKDVQSYNPSTMLKTTTFWGLWLCFVIGTLSGLMAIGISSPVGQEIIKLSPDAAAISVSIFAIFNGIGRPLFGFLTDKITPRNAAMLNFVIILFSSLGMLFAKEGRVVLFMITFSCLWLSLGGWLSIVPTATAQFFGTLHYSKNYGFLFTAYGVGAILGNLISGSIRDILGSYVFNFYITSILSIIGILIAFFSLKDRKKKEKAAMQK; encoded by the coding sequence ATGCGTAAAGAATCTTACTTTCAAAGACTTCCAAGCAGTAAAACGCGCTGGATTTACATAGCTTTGGGACTGACCATGAACTTCTGCCTCGGCTCTGTCTATTCGTGGAGCATTTTTAGAAAACCTTTAGAAGAGTTATTTGAAATAAGTGCTACTGAAAGTAGTTTGCCCTATATGTTCTTTCTTGTATTTTACGCAATATTTATGCCAATTGCCGGAAGATTTTTGGACAAATATGGACCAAAGTTAGTATCAATAATAGGTGGTATTTTGGTTGGTATTGGATGGATGTTAGCTGGTTTTTCTTCAAACTTATTATTGCTAACAATAGGATATGGAATTATTGCTGGAACTGGAGTAGGAGTTGCCTATGGAGCACCAATTGCAGTTTCTACAAAGTGGTTTGAAGACAAAAGAGGGTTTGTAGTGGGACTGACCGTTTTGGGTTTTGGAATGTCACCTCTTATTACAGCACCCATTGCAAGAAAACTTATAGATTTGTATGGACCTCTTTTCACATTCAGGATTTTAGGGATAGTATTCTTTTTTGTAATTGTTTTATTGTCAATACCTCTTAAGTTTCCGTCAAAAGATGAAGGGTATATCAAAACAGAATCTAACAGAACAAAAGATGTCCAATCATACAATCCTTCGACAATGTTAAAGACGACTACTTTCTGGGGCTTGTGGTTATGTTTTGTTATAGGGACATTGAGTGGTTTGATGGCAATTGGAATATCAAGTCCTGTGGGGCAAGAGATAATAAAATTATCGCCAGATGCTGCTGCCATATCGGTCTCCATTTTTGCTATATTTAACGGAATTGGCAGGCCACTTTTTGGCTTCTTGACGGATAAAATTACTCCAAGAAATGCTGCAATGCTTAATTTTGTCATAATACTTTTTTCTTCATTAGGTATGTTGTTTGCAAAAGAAGGCAGAGTAGTCTTGTTCATGATAACTTTTAGCTGTTTGTGGTTGAGTTTGGGTGGTTGGCTGTCAATAGTACCAACTGCCACTGCACAGTTCTTTGGGACACTGCATTATAGCAAGAACTATGGTTTTCTATTTACTGCTTATGGTGTTGGCGCTATCTTGGGGAATTTGATCTCAGGATCTATAAGAGATATTCTTGGAAGCTATGTATTTAATTTTTATATAACGTCTATTTTATCAATAATTGGTATATTGATTGCGTTTTTTAGTTTAAAAGATAGAAAGAAAAAGGAAAAAGCAGCCATGCAGAAATAG
- a CDS encoding sensor histidine kinase, whose translation MSLRWKIFSLYLIILIISLALTGLYLYRYIERSYLDNVRVNNLMQANMVSNFVSRFVGTTSSYLIEPTIMEYAKQINSRILFTNINGRVLVDSASSKEFEGKVIKDYSDIKEALNGKGSTSIHDINGVGWAMYTAVPVIAKNNVVGAILISSSIDNIIDLLNSIKYRMIYTFTGIGFLVSLLSLLVASYITNPLKRLTEATNILSQGKLDYKVEVKSNDEIGKLANAFNKMSFSLMKIDEERKRFVSDASHELKTPLASVKALIESLINSKNQDIKFYKEILKDVDGELNRMTRLVNDLLELARMDKIKAVKVRKSEISEIILDVIESLLPLAKTKEINLEFKGENNVFAEVDPDRFYRMVYNIVENGIKYTHDGGNVIVGLEEDENNIYLTIADNGMGISEETLPKIFDRFTRGDTARSKKSGGFGLGLAIAKEIIDIHEGKVTVESKVGEGTVFRITLPKKKKD comes from the coding sequence ATGAGTTTAAGGTGGAAAATCTTTTCTTTATATTTAATAATTTTAATAATTTCATTGGCATTAACTGGGCTTTATCTTTACCGTTATATTGAAAGAAGCTATTTAGACAATGTCAGAGTCAATAATTTAATGCAAGCCAATATGGTATCTAATTTTGTATCAAGATTTGTAGGTACTACTTCTTCTTATTTGATTGAGCCCACTATAATGGAGTATGCAAAACAAATAAATTCAAGAATACTTTTCACTAATATAAATGGAAGAGTATTGGTAGATTCTGCTTCCTCAAAGGAATTTGAAGGAAAAGTAATAAAGGATTACAGCGATATAAAAGAGGCTTTAAATGGCAAGGGTTCTACAAGTATTCATGATATAAATGGTGTAGGTTGGGCGATGTATACTGCAGTTCCCGTTATAGCAAAAAACAATGTAGTAGGAGCAATACTTATATCTTCTTCTATAGATAATATAATAGATCTTTTAAACTCTATAAAATATCGCATGATATATACTTTTACAGGTATTGGATTTTTGGTAAGCCTTTTAAGCCTTTTAGTGGCTTCTTACATTACTAATCCTTTAAAACGATTAACAGAAGCAACAAATATTTTATCTCAAGGGAAATTGGACTACAAAGTTGAGGTAAAAAGCAATGATGAAATTGGAAAATTGGCTAATGCTTTTAATAAGATGAGTTTCAGTTTAATGAAAATAGATGAAGAGCGGAAAAGATTTGTTTCAGATGCTTCTCATGAACTAAAAACTCCTCTGGCATCAGTAAAAGCGTTGATAGAATCTCTCATAAATAGCAAAAATCAAGATATAAAATTTTATAAAGAAATATTAAAGGATGTGGACGGAGAGCTGAATAGGATGACAAGGTTGGTAAATGACTTGTTAGAATTAGCGAGAATGGATAAGATTAAAGCAGTAAAAGTTAGGAAAAGTGAGATTAGCGAGATTATATTAGATGTAATAGAAAGTCTTCTCCCTCTTGCAAAAACGAAAGAGATAAACCTTGAATTTAAAGGAGAAAATAATGTTTTTGCAGAAGTTGATCCCGACAGGTTTTATAGGATGGTCTATAACATAGTAGAAAATGGAATAAAATACACTCATGATGGAGGGAATGTGATAGTAGGTTTAGAAGAAGATGAAAACAATATTTACCTTACGATAGCGGATAATGGTATGGGTATAAGTGAAGAAACTCTTCCCAAGATATTTGACCGATTTACAAGGGGAGATACTGCAAGGTCTAAAAAAAGTGGTGGTTTTGGCTTAGGACTCGCTATTGCTAAGGAGATAATAGATATTCATGAAGGTAAAGTCACAGTGGAAAGTAAAGTGGGAGAAGGAACTGTATTTAGAATTACTTTGCCTAAAAAGAAAAAGGATTAA
- the purE gene encoding 5-(carboxyamino)imidazole ribonucleotide mutase has translation MKKPLAGIIMGSDSDLPVMKEAAKVLEDFGVEYEITIVSAHRTLERMFKYAKEAEQRGIDVIIAGAGGAAHLPGMVAAISSLPVIGVPVKTSSLNGLDSLLSIVQMPAGVPVATVAINNAKNAGILAAEILGIKYPEIREKIIEFKEKMRKEVEEKAKDLENIGYEEYLGRRQNA, from the coding sequence ATGAAAAAGCCATTGGCTGGGATTATCATGGGTAGTGATTCAGATTTGCCAGTTATGAAAGAAGCAGCAAAAGTCCTGGAGGATTTTGGTGTTGAATATGAGATAACAATTGTCTCTGCTCACAGAACCCTTGAGAGGATGTTCAAATATGCAAAAGAGGCTGAACAAAGAGGGATAGATGTGATTATTGCCGGTGCTGGCGGCGCTGCACATCTTCCTGGAATGGTTGCAGCAATTTCCTCTTTGCCAGTTATTGGAGTTCCAGTAAAAACATCTTCATTAAATGGTTTGGATTCTCTTTTGTCAATTGTCCAGATGCCAGCAGGAGTGCCAGTTGCAACTGTAGCAATAAATAATGCCAAAAATGCTGGAATTTTGGCAGCTGAAATCCTTGGCATAAAGTATCCTGAGATTAGAGAAAAAATAATTGAATTTAAAGAGAAAATGAGAAAAGAAGTAGAAGAAAAGGCTAAAGACTTAGAAAATATCGGGTATGAAGAGTATCTTGGGAGGAGGCAAAATGCGTAA
- a CDS encoding tyrosine-type recombinase/integrase, which translates to MHPRAFNSKYYKLREKAGLEKDKNLHALRYTFAARLLEAGVQLKVVQKLFGHTQISTTADIYSHVLLEVKRDSVKN; encoded by the coding sequence ATTCATCCCAGAGCCTTCAATAGTAAATACTACAAATTGCGTGAAAAAGCCGGTTTAGAAAAAGATAAGAATCTTCATGCATTAAGATATACTTTTGCTGCACGATTATTAGAAGCGGGAGTACAGTTAAAAGTTGTACAAAAACTTTTCGGACATACTCAAATATCTACTACAGCAGATATATATTCTCATGTGTTGCTAGAGGTAAAAAGAGATTCTGTTAAAAATTAG
- a CDS encoding DUF2294 domain-containing protein, whose protein sequence is MTKGQIEAKISEAVSKFEMEYMGRGPKQIKTIITEDIIVVRLIGFLSPSEKKLAQTKEGVELIKKVRVTLFENAKEDLASLIKEVIDVDIAGIYSDVNTTNGEKVIVITLNENLEKRLA, encoded by the coding sequence ATGACAAAAGGACAAATTGAGGCAAAGATCAGCGAAGCTGTTAGCAAGTTTGAAATGGAGTATATGGGTAGGGGCCCTAAACAGATAAAGACTATAATAACAGAAGATATTATAGTTGTAAGATTAATAGGTTTTCTCAGCCCTAGCGAGAAAAAACTTGCCCAGACAAAAGAAGGTGTAGAGCTTATCAAGAAAGTGAGAGTTACATTATTTGAAAATGCAAAAGAGGATTTAGCAAGTCTTATAAAAGAGGTCATTGATGTTGATATTGCGGGAATATATTCTGATGTAAATACAACCAATGGTGAGAAAGTTATAGTGATAACTCTCAATGAAAATTTAGAAAAGCGCTTGGCTTGA
- a CDS encoding LacI family DNA-binding transcriptional regulator, which produces MSATIKDVAREAKVSIATVSRVLNNSAVVTDETRQRVLEAIKKTGYKPNALARSLKIQKTHTIGLIVPDISSTFYPEVVRGIEDIAAMYNYNIFLCNTDQKEEKEVKYIEILGEKQVDGIIFMGDIVRDSVIQTFNEFGVPVVLAGTQDKDKRFPSVMIDNEKAAYDAVKYLISLGRKKIGMISGPMHDPIGGLQRIEGYKRALEEHGIKYDPELVVEGEFKTRKAYLAMLKLLEYKVDAVFAASDDMAAAAINAIFDSNLKVPENIHVVGFDNTYISTIFRPTITTIQQPAYDIGAVSMRLLTKLLAKEPIEEMHVILPHQLIVRESTGFGEEKNSR; this is translated from the coding sequence ATGAGTGCAACGATAAAAGATGTGGCGAGAGAAGCAAAGGTTTCAATTGCTACGGTTTCTAGAGTATTAAATAACAGTGCTGTTGTTACAGACGAGACGAGGCAGAGAGTGTTAGAGGCTATAAAAAAGACAGGATATAAGCCTAATGCGTTAGCACGTAGTTTAAAGATCCAAAAGACTCATACTATAGGGCTTATAGTCCCTGATATTTCTAGTACTTTCTATCCTGAGGTAGTTAGAGGAATAGAGGATATTGCTGCGATGTATAATTATAACATATTTTTGTGCAATACTGACCAAAAAGAGGAAAAGGAAGTCAAATATATAGAAATATTAGGAGAAAAGCAAGTAGACGGAATTATCTTTATGGGGGATATAGTAAGGGATAGTGTTATACAAACGTTTAACGAATTTGGTGTACCAGTGGTGCTGGCAGGTACTCAGGACAAAGATAAGAGATTTCCTAGTGTTATGATTGATAATGAAAAAGCTGCATACGACGCAGTAAAATACTTGATTTCTTTAGGACGCAAAAAAATAGGTATGATTTCAGGACCTATGCATGACCCTATAGGAGGGCTTCAAAGGATTGAAGGTTACAAGAGAGCTCTCGAAGAACACGGCATAAAATATGATCCTGAATTAGTAGTAGAAGGAGAGTTTAAAACTCGCAAAGCGTATTTAGCTATGCTAAAGCTTTTAGAATACAAGGTAGATGCAGTATTTGCAGCATCAGATGATATGGCAGCTGCTGCCATAAACGCCATATTTGACTCAAATCTTAAAGTGCCAGAAAACATCCATGTAGTAGGTTTTGACAATACTTACATTTCTACTATTTTTAGACCGACGATTACTACAATACAACAGCCTGCTTATGACATAGGGGCTGTAAGCATGAGACTTTTAACAAAACTTTTAGCAAAAGAACCTATTGAAGAAATGCATGTTATTTTGCCTCATCAGTTGATTGTAAGAGAATCTACTGGCTTTGGAGAAGAAAAAAATAGCCGATAA
- a CDS encoding 5-(carboxyamino)imidazole ribonucleotide synthase codes for MTKRIFGYPIMKIGIIGGGQLGKMFAQKAKQMGFYVIILDPNPECPATQVADEQIIGDYYNENKLKELVEKSDVTTYEIEHINTAILKELFDKGYKIYPSPYSLEIIQDKLKQKQVLKGANLPVPRFEKVENFEVSFFEKFGFPFIQKATKGGYDGRGVVVIKDKNDLDKMLRVDSLIEEFVDMGKELAVMVARNLQGEIKCYPVVEMVFDESANILDLLIAPARIEKEIEENVKEIAIKAVEALDGIGIFGIEMFLTKDKKILINEIAPRPHNSGHYTIEACVTSQFEQHLRAICGFALGSTELLSPAVMINLLGEKGYRGVPLIEGLEEVLSIEGVSFHFYGKRLTSPYRKMGHVTIVDDNLDSAIEKAKKVKERLKIKSEVER; via the coding sequence ATGACTAAGAGGATTTTTGGTTATCCAATAATGAAAATTGGCATAATTGGTGGCGGACAGTTAGGAAAAATGTTTGCTCAAAAGGCAAAGCAAATGGGTTTTTATGTTATTATCTTAGATCCAAATCCTGAATGTCCAGCAACACAGGTTGCAGATGAACAAATTATTGGTGATTATTACAATGAGAACAAATTGAAAGAGCTTGTAGAAAAAAGCGATGTCACCACTTATGAGATAGAACATATCAATACGGCCATTTTGAAAGAACTATTTGATAAAGGGTATAAAATATACCCCTCACCTTATTCTTTAGAAATTATTCAAGATAAACTAAAACAAAAACAGGTGCTAAAAGGTGCTAATCTTCCTGTGCCAAGATTTGAAAAGGTGGAGAATTTTGAGGTATCTTTCTTTGAAAAATTTGGTTTTCCATTTATTCAAAAAGCTACAAAAGGAGGATATGATGGCAGAGGTGTTGTTGTTATTAAAGATAAAAATGATTTAGACAAAATGTTGAGGGTAGACTCTTTGATTGAAGAATTTGTCGATATGGGAAAGGAATTAGCAGTTATGGTTGCTCGTAATTTACAAGGTGAAATAAAATGTTATCCAGTTGTAGAGATGGTTTTTGACGAATCTGCGAATATTCTTGATTTGTTAATTGCACCTGCTAGGATTGAAAAAGAAATAGAGGAAAATGTAAAAGAGATAGCAATTAAGGCAGTTGAAGCTCTTGATGGTATTGGCATTTTTGGTATAGAGATGTTTTTAACAAAAGATAAGAAAATATTGATAAATGAAATTGCGCCAAGACCACATAACTCTGGGCATTATACAATAGAAGCTTGTGTAACCAGCCAATTTGAACAACACTTAAGAGCAATTTGTGGTTTTGCATTAGGATCAACCGAATTGTTATCTCCAGCAGTTATGATAAATCTTCTTGGTGAAAAAGGGTATAGAGGGGTGCCTTTGATAGAAGGCTTAGAGGAAGTACTCTCAATTGAAGGGGTTTCATTTCATTTTTACGGCAAAAGACTAACAAGTCCTTACAGAAAAATGGGGCATGTTACAATAGTTGATGATAATTTAGACAGTGCAATAGAAAAGGCTAAAAAAGTAAAGGAAAGATTGAAAATTAAATCGGAGGTGGAAAGATGA
- a CDS encoding YetF domain-containing protein, translating into MLILFFRTLILYALVVIFMRISGKQQIGQLQPYELVIAIMIADLVAIPMQNKGIPLLSGIIPILTLLVSQLFLSYLSMKSLRARAIICGTPTILIEKGKILTSQLQKERYNINDLLEELRVKGYPNIADVEYAILETNGSLSVIPKSCKKPVTPQDLNLTPQYEGLPLPIIIDGRIMHQNMQKAGIDMEWLNEQLKMWKIQNVKEVLFASLDTNKVLTVYRKEG; encoded by the coding sequence ATGTTAATACTGTTTTTCCGCACCTTAATTTTATACGCTCTTGTGGTAATATTTATGAGAATTTCAGGAAAACAACAAATAGGTCAGCTTCAACCCTACGAACTAGTTATCGCAATCATGATAGCAGACTTAGTAGCAATCCCTATGCAAAACAAAGGAATCCCTCTTTTATCAGGTATTATACCTATCTTAACCCTTTTAGTCTCACAACTTTTTTTATCCTACTTATCAATGAAGAGCTTAAGAGCAAGAGCTATAATTTGCGGTACACCTACTATTTTAATTGAAAAAGGAAAAATTCTAACATCTCAACTTCAAAAAGAACGCTACAATATAAATGACCTTTTGGAAGAATTGAGAGTAAAAGGTTATCCTAATATAGCTGATGTTGAATATGCAATACTTGAAACAAATGGCAGTTTAAGTGTAATACCAAAAAGTTGCAAAAAACCCGTGACTCCCCAAGACTTAAATTTAACTCCTCAATACGAAGGATTGCCACTTCCTATAATAATAGACGGAAGAATTATGCATCAAAACATGCAGAAAGCAGGTATTGACATGGAATGGTTAAATGAACAACTTAAAATGTGGAAAATACAAAATGTCAAAGAAGTACTTTTTGCTTCTTTAGATACTAATAAAGTTCTGACTGTTTACAGAAAGGAAGGTTAA
- a CDS encoding Rossmann-like and DUF2520 domain-containing protein, with protein MKIGFVGAGVVGTSLAFLLSQKGINISGFLSRNLESAKRSAKFTQSKAFYNYEEIITNSDVIIISTNDSSIPEVVNNLSQYKEILKEKIFAHLSGALNLEVLNPVKDENNFIMVMHPIQTCPSVSAALELLPKSYFTLEGDKKAVEIGKEIVNKISGKYIVLNNIVRPLYHAACVVASNYLVALSKFSLLLLKESGFPFENYPDALIPLMEGTLKNIKENGIAKALTGPIARGDINTVKLHLENIKDPSLEELYKSLGKLTLEIAYEKGSFNDEKYFELEGILNGGKSINSHTKEI; from the coding sequence TTGAAAATTGGATTTGTCGGGGCTGGTGTTGTAGGAACAAGCCTCGCTTTTTTGTTATCGCAAAAGGGTATTAATATATCAGGTTTTTTAAGTAGAAATTTAGAATCAGCTAAAAGATCAGCAAAATTTACACAATCTAAAGCCTTTTATAATTATGAAGAGATTATTACAAATTCTGATGTAATCATAATAAGTACAAATGACAGTAGCATACCAGAAGTAGTAAATAATTTAAGTCAGTACAAGGAAATACTTAAAGAAAAAATTTTTGCTCATTTAAGTGGAGCTTTAAATTTAGAAGTTTTAAACCCTGTTAAAGATGAAAATAATTTTATCATGGTAATGCATCCTATACAAACGTGCCCCTCTGTATCAGCAGCTTTAGAACTTCTCCCAAAATCCTATTTCACTTTAGAAGGGGATAAAAAAGCAGTTGAAATTGGAAAAGAAATTGTAAATAAAATATCAGGTAAATACATAGTTTTAAACAATATAGTAAGACCCCTTTATCATGCTGCTTGTGTTGTAGCCTCAAATTACCTTGTAGCTCTTTCAAAATTTAGTTTGCTTCTTTTAAAAGAATCAGGTTTTCCTTTTGAAAATTATCCTGATGCATTAATCCCTTTAATGGAAGGAACTTTAAAAAATATAAAAGAAAATGGAATAGCTAAAGCCTTGACAGGCCCTATAGCAAGAGGAGATATAAATACTGTAAAACTTCATCTTGAAAATATAAAAGATCCAAGTCTTGAAGAGCTTTATAAAAGTTTGGGTAAATTAACTCTTGAGATTGCTTATGAAAAAGGAAGTTTTAACGATGAAAAATATTTTGAATTGGAGGGTATATTAAATGGAGGAAAAAGTATCAACTCTCACACTAAGGAAATTTAA